A part of Melittangium boletus DSM 14713 genomic DNA contains:
- a CDS encoding 1-deoxy-D-xylulose-5-phosphate synthase, protein MERLLPRIHSPRDVRALPESELPRLCEELREEIIAVCGRVGGHLGASLGAVELIVALHRVFHSPQDALVFDVGHQTYAHKLLTGRRERMDTLRQAGGIAPFLDPRESPHDALAAGHASTAVSAGLGMLQGRRLRGLPGHVVAVVGDGALTGGLAFEGLNNTGGTHLPLVVVLNDNQMSISANVGAIPALLRTHEARAFFEGLGFTYLGPVDGHDLPALLHTLREARASSRPVVVHALTKKGRGFPPAEADLQTRGHAMGPYEWRDGKLVRSRGGHRTFSEAFAAALDALMARDARVVAVTPAMLEGSALVELQRRYPERVFDVGIAEQHAVTFCAGLAATGLRPVCAIYSTFLQRAYDQIIHDVCLPGLPVLFAVDRAGLVGADGATHQGAYDVASLRPIPGLTVMAPVTGEDLPGLLATALSLEGPSLLRFPRGTLPEAPPALSVESPEPVRGARWVKRAPRARITFITLGPFALSAWEAASAEPDWSVLDARFVSPLDEAAVLEAAACGRLVVAEEGTTRGGLGSAVLELLAAKQVPARVTLLGMPDTFVPHGDARVQRAELGLDAAGLRRAALALLAEGKAS, encoded by the coding sequence ATGGAGCGGCTCCTGCCGCGCATCCACTCCCCCCGCGACGTCCGGGCTCTGCCCGAGTCCGAACTGCCTCGCCTGTGTGAAGAGCTGCGCGAGGAGATCATCGCCGTGTGTGGCCGCGTGGGTGGCCATCTGGGTGCCTCGCTCGGCGCGGTGGAGTTGATCGTCGCCCTGCACCGGGTCTTCCACTCGCCCCAGGACGCGCTCGTCTTCGACGTGGGCCACCAGACCTACGCGCACAAGCTGCTCACCGGCCGGCGCGAGCGCATGGACACCCTGCGCCAGGCCGGGGGGATCGCTCCCTTCCTGGACCCCCGCGAGAGTCCCCACGACGCGCTGGCCGCGGGCCATGCGAGCACGGCCGTCTCCGCGGGGCTCGGCATGCTCCAGGGCCGGCGCCTGCGGGGCCTGCCCGGACACGTGGTGGCGGTGGTGGGCGATGGAGCGCTCACCGGCGGGCTCGCCTTCGAGGGGCTGAACAACACCGGGGGCACGCACCTGCCACTGGTGGTGGTGCTCAACGACAACCAGATGTCCATCTCCGCCAACGTGGGCGCCATTCCGGCCCTGTTGCGCACGCACGAGGCGCGGGCCTTCTTCGAGGGACTGGGCTTCACCTACCTCGGGCCGGTGGATGGGCATGACCTGCCCGCGCTCCTGCATACGCTGCGCGAGGCGCGTGCCTCCTCGCGGCCGGTGGTGGTACACGCGCTCACGAAGAAGGGCAGGGGCTTTCCCCCGGCCGAGGCGGATCTTCAGACGCGCGGCCACGCCATGGGGCCCTACGAGTGGCGGGATGGGAAGCTCGTGCGCTCGCGCGGCGGCCACCGCACCTTCAGCGAGGCGTTCGCCGCCGCGCTGGACGCGCTCATGGCCCGGGACGCGCGCGTGGTGGCGGTGACTCCGGCGATGCTGGAGGGCAGTGCCCTCGTGGAGCTGCAGCGGCGCTACCCCGAGCGCGTCTTCGACGTCGGCATCGCCGAGCAGCACGCCGTCACCTTCTGCGCGGGACTCGCCGCCACGGGATTGCGGCCCGTGTGCGCCATCTACTCCACCTTCCTGCAGCGCGCGTACGATCAGATCATCCACGACGTGTGCCTGCCGGGTCTGCCGGTGTTGTTCGCCGTGGACCGAGCGGGGCTCGTGGGCGCGGACGGCGCCACCCATCAGGGGGCCTATGACGTGGCCTCGCTGCGGCCCATTCCCGGCCTCACCGTGATGGCACCGGTGACCGGGGAGGATCTGCCAGGGCTGCTCGCCACCGCGCTCTCGCTGGAGGGTCCCTCCCTGCTGCGTTTTCCCCGAGGCACGCTGCCGGAGGCGCCTCCGGCGCTCTCCGTGGAGTCGCCGGAGCCGGTGCGCGGGGCGCGCTGGGTGAAGCGGGCCCCTCGGGCGCGAATCACCTTCATCACGCTCGGGCCGTTCGCCTTGTCCGCATGGGAAGCGGCCTCGGCGGAGCCGGACTGGAGCGTGCTGGACGCGCGCTTCGTGTCCCCACTCGATGAGGCGGCGGTGTTGGAGGCCGCCGCTTGCGGACGTCTGGTGGTGGCGGAAGAGGGGACGACCCGGGGAGGGTTGGGCAGCGCGGTGTTGGAACTGCTCGCCGCGAAACAGGTTCCGGCCCGGGTGACGCTCCTGGGCATGCCGGACACCTTCGTGCCCCACGGCGACGCGCGGGTGCAGCGGGCCGAGCTGGGCCTGGATGCCGCGGGCCTTCGCCGTGCCGCCCTGGCGTTGCTCGCCGAGGGGAAGGCCTCATGA
- a CDS encoding polyprenyl synthetase family protein: MTSFNLDAYLNAQQQRVEALLLSRTEEVASKVPPRLLESMRYSLMAGGKRLRPVLCLSFAEAVLKQSTVSRVVEDCACALEFIHTYSLVHDDLPAMDDDDLRRGRPTNHKVYGEAMAILTGDSLLTDAFALVAGGPEPVRAALCRELAEGSGSWGMVGGQVLDIADDRLANIDYLTRLHRMKTGALIRAACRMGVLSAGGDEDALRRADIYGDAVGLAFQIADDVLDVTGDASSLGKPVGADAAAGRFTFPAVLGLEESKQLAASKVAEAIAAVRTLEPGDGPLAALARYSVERSS; this comes from the coding sequence ATGACCTCTTTCAACCTGGACGCATACCTGAACGCCCAGCAGCAGCGCGTGGAAGCGTTGCTGCTCTCGCGCACCGAGGAAGTGGCCTCCAAAGTCCCCCCGCGTCTGCTCGAGTCCATGCGCTACTCGCTCATGGCGGGTGGCAAGCGGCTGCGGCCGGTGTTGTGCCTGAGCTTCGCGGAGGCCGTGCTCAAGCAGAGCACCGTGTCCCGCGTGGTGGAGGACTGCGCCTGCGCGCTCGAGTTCATCCACACCTATTCGCTCGTCCACGACGATCTGCCGGCCATGGACGATGACGACCTGCGCCGCGGTCGTCCCACCAACCACAAGGTCTACGGCGAGGCCATGGCCATCCTCACGGGCGATTCGCTCCTCACGGACGCCTTCGCCCTGGTGGCTGGAGGCCCCGAGCCGGTGCGTGCCGCGCTCTGCCGGGAACTGGCCGAGGGCTCGGGTTCCTGGGGCATGGTGGGCGGACAGGTGCTGGACATCGCCGACGATCGGCTCGCGAACATCGACTACCTCACGCGCCTGCATCGCATGAAGACGGGTGCCCTCATCCGCGCCGCGTGCCGCATGGGGGTGCTCTCCGCGGGAGGAGACGAGGACGCGCTGCGCCGCGCGGACATCTATGGCGACGCGGTGGGGCTCGCCTTCCAGATCGCCGATGACGTCCTGGACGTCACGGGGGATGCGTCCTCGCTGGGCAAGCCGGTGGGCGCGGACGCCGCCGCCGGGCGCTTCACCTTTCCGGCGGTGCTGGGGCTCGAGGAGTCCAAGCAGCTCGCGGCCAGCAAGGTGGCCGAGGCCATCGCCGCGGTGCGGACGCTGGAGCCCGGAGACGGTCCCCTGGCGGCGCTCGCGCGCTACTCGGTGGAGCGCAGCTCGTGA
- a CDS encoding response regulator: protein MQKPKVTIVDDDRDTRELLSLALESENFEVNAAANGLRLIASLQLKRPDVILMDVNMSWIDGFELCKAVKKNEVFRDIPIVFISGRGDPEDKRRGKAVGAADYFVKPLDLVALINRLRQLIPTPSQDVP from the coding sequence ATGCAGAAGCCCAAGGTCACCATCGTCGACGATGATCGCGACACGCGGGAATTGCTCTCGCTCGCCCTCGAGTCGGAAAACTTCGAGGTCAATGCCGCCGCCAACGGGTTGCGGCTGATCGCGTCCCTGCAGCTCAAGCGGCCCGATGTCATCCTCATGGACGTGAACATGTCCTGGATCGATGGCTTCGAGTTGTGCAAAGCCGTGAAGAAGAACGAGGTCTTCCGCGACATCCCCATCGTCTTCATCAGTGGACGAGGGGATCCGGAGGACAAGCGGCGTGGCAAGGCTGTTGGCGCCGCGGACTATTTCGTGAAGCCCCTGGACCTGGTCGCGCTCATCAATCGGCTGCGCCAACTCATCCCCACGCCCTCCCAAGACGTGCCCTGA
- the xseB gene encoding exodeoxyribonuclease VII small subunit, which translates to MAKDSKGKVAEEVPEQYGEVVRRLEEMVARLEGGTLSLEDSLKSFEEGIKLVRRGEQLLNAAEKRIEELLSQDGQEVVVPMQAGVKPPGVATTAPSPAPSRGGSGVSRTSAPPEDDVPF; encoded by the coding sequence GTGGCGAAGGACAGCAAGGGCAAGGTGGCGGAGGAAGTCCCCGAGCAATACGGGGAGGTGGTGCGGCGTCTCGAGGAGATGGTTGCCCGGTTGGAGGGCGGGACCCTCTCGCTCGAGGACTCGCTCAAATCGTTCGAGGAGGGCATCAAGCTGGTACGCCGGGGCGAGCAGCTCCTCAACGCGGCGGAAAAGCGCATCGAGGAGCTGTTGAGCCAGGATGGACAGGAGGTGGTGGTGCCGATGCAGGCGGGGGTGAAGCCGCCTGGGGTCGCCACGACGGCTCCCTCGCCCGCTCCGTCGCGGGGCGGCTCGGGGGTGTCCCGGACCAGCGCGCCTCCCGAGGACGACGTGCCGTTCTAG
- the xseA gene encoding exodeoxyribonuclease VII large subunit: MKKRRGTPEAPSVPPAGQAGQGDLFGGLTQAAAPKAPPSESAPRPSVPVPPAELPDVSSALSALPGAPARPAPARTVLTVGELTQQLKATLEARFPRVMVRGEVSGFRGPNARGHLYFTLKDAEASIDVKMWASQAARLRFHLRDGLAMVVEGSVDVYAPAGRYSLIAFKMEPEGEGALALAFEQLKERLAAEGLIGDKRQRPPRPLPSLPRRIGVVTSRTGAALQDFLRVLHSRHPRLSVLLCDARVQGEGSAEEVARGIERLARTDVDVIVVTRGGGSKEDLWTFNEERVARAIFASPVPVVSAIGHEIDFTIADFVADWRAPTPSAAAERLAPVLQELEYGLATWSVRLRKAAERRVLELRGRLGVLGGRVVDPRRRLTTERLRLADAEEAMTRVMRQVLRQRRDELKTHHEHLQRQRPQARLAEQRTRLAQLSARLKDALRADVATRRARAAQARLRLERVSPMARVAELRARLAEHRTRMVALQKDSLAHAMGHFHRLEGQLDALSPLKVMSRGYAVALRRRDGGVVRSVADVVPGDVLGIRFASAGARTLQACEEIEATVTSVKGPTDC, encoded by the coding sequence ATGAAGAAGAGACGAGGCACTCCCGAGGCCCCGTCGGTTCCGCCCGCTGGACAAGCTGGACAAGGAGACCTTTTCGGAGGGTTGACCCAGGCCGCGGCGCCCAAGGCGCCGCCCTCCGAGTCCGCTCCCCGGCCGTCCGTGCCCGTTCCCCCCGCCGAACTGCCGGATGTCTCCTCGGCGCTGTCCGCGTTGCCGGGAGCGCCCGCGCGCCCCGCTCCGGCGCGCACGGTGCTCACCGTGGGGGAGCTCACCCAGCAGCTCAAGGCGACGCTCGAGGCCCGCTTCCCGCGGGTGATGGTGCGGGGTGAGGTGTCCGGCTTCCGCGGACCCAACGCGCGGGGCCACCTGTACTTCACGCTCAAGGACGCCGAGGCGTCGATCGACGTGAAGATGTGGGCCTCGCAGGCGGCGCGGTTGCGCTTCCACCTGCGCGATGGCCTGGCGATGGTGGTCGAGGGCAGCGTGGACGTGTACGCGCCCGCCGGCCGCTACAGCCTCATCGCCTTCAAGATGGAGCCGGAAGGAGAGGGCGCGCTGGCGCTCGCCTTCGAGCAGCTCAAGGAACGGCTCGCGGCCGAGGGGCTCATTGGAGACAAGCGCCAGCGTCCGCCGCGGCCGCTGCCCTCCCTTCCCCGGCGCATCGGCGTGGTGACGAGCCGCACGGGCGCGGCCCTGCAGGACTTCCTGCGCGTGCTGCACTCGCGCCACCCCCGGCTGTCGGTGTTGCTGTGCGACGCGCGCGTGCAGGGGGAGGGCTCGGCCGAGGAGGTGGCTCGAGGCATCGAGCGCCTGGCGCGCACGGACGTGGACGTCATCGTCGTCACGCGGGGCGGCGGCTCCAAGGAAGACCTCTGGACGTTCAACGAGGAGCGCGTGGCGCGTGCCATCTTCGCCTCCCCGGTTCCGGTGGTGTCCGCCATCGGCCATGAGATCGACTTCACCATCGCGGACTTCGTGGCGGACTGGCGCGCGCCCACCCCCAGCGCGGCGGCGGAGCGTCTGGCCCCCGTGCTCCAGGAGCTCGAATACGGCCTGGCCACCTGGTCGGTGCGTCTGCGCAAGGCCGCCGAGCGCCGGGTGCTGGAGCTGCGCGGGCGCCTGGGCGTCCTGGGTGGGCGGGTGGTGGATCCCCGGCGGCGGCTGACCACCGAGCGGCTGCGGTTGGCGGATGCCGAGGAGGCCATGACGCGGGTGATGCGGCAGGTGCTGCGTCAGCGGCGCGATGAGCTCAAGACGCATCATGAACACCTGCAACGGCAGCGGCCCCAGGCTCGGCTCGCCGAGCAGCGGACCCGGCTGGCGCAACTGTCCGCGCGGCTGAAGGACGCGCTGCGGGCGGACGTGGCGACGCGGCGTGCCCGGGCGGCCCAGGCCCGGTTGAGGCTGGAGCGGGTCTCGCCCATGGCGCGGGTGGCGGAGCTGCGTGCCCGTCTGGCCGAGCACCGGACCCGCATGGTGGCCCTGCAGAAGGACTCCCTGGCGCATGCCATGGGGCATTTCCATCGTCTGGAGGGGCAGTTGGACGCGCTGAGCCCCTTGAAGGTCATGTCCCGGGGGTACGCGGTGGCCCTGCGGCGGCGCGACGGCGGCGTGGTGCGTTCCGTGGCGGACGTGGTGCCCGGGGACGTGCTCGGCATCCGCTTCGCCAGCGCCGGAGCCCGGACTCTCCAGGCCTGCGAGGAAATCGAGGCCACCGTCACTTCCGTGAAGGGGCCGACGGATTGCTGA
- a CDS encoding FHA domain-containing protein, whose protein sequence is MPLSGTKLVCSAGPCEGQEFALEDGEYVVGRSNDNPICIPDTSVSRKHVLIRRLGGGWTANDLGSGNGTLLNGEPLTDETPLSSGSVLTLGDTELTFNDASNATMMMPMPPAPSSRPARRPTAAAAAPAAAPAEEEEPGDAIAPRRPAPSRPESRVRASRGRTAGPDPEAQKRKKRLLLISAGVFVVLVGLLVAIKVKQQQDADAWRAEALAAQEQREQVEGLFQDAKNLIRDGKWADAKTRLLELQEAQPDHPQLQDYLTRVEKEIPNQAAIDAAKTALEKDQLGTAATSLAKVSKDTQLFESMGTLRRTLQDKADKRAREALSMLEQKQIDQAKAITDDILVAIPTHRDAKVINEQAARLIGIRDAPPPPPVAPPTVKPWDQAVERFRDGDLNGAMAMANACAGRSPQCKTLMTSLTDFGNLYKKVEELDVKGLSRLMDLDKKITNGRSSKLIGNAGKRAANLFYKMASSAKVAGQWGRAMENAQRALQADPGHVGASAIVTEMRGKAKDVYWGAYAIKDSSPEDALPKFRDVVNMTPPDDELHQKAKVWVEKLQR, encoded by the coding sequence TTGCCCCTCTCGGGGACCAAGCTGGTGTGCTCGGCCGGTCCTTGCGAGGGTCAGGAGTTCGCCCTGGAAGATGGCGAGTACGTCGTTGGCCGCTCCAACGACAACCCCATCTGCATTCCGGACACCTCGGTGTCCCGGAAGCACGTGCTCATCCGCCGCCTGGGTGGGGGCTGGACGGCGAACGATCTGGGCTCCGGCAACGGGACCCTGCTCAACGGTGAGCCCCTCACCGACGAGACGCCCCTGTCCTCGGGCAGCGTGCTCACGCTGGGCGATACGGAGCTGACGTTCAACGACGCCTCCAACGCCACGATGATGATGCCGATGCCCCCGGCGCCTTCCTCGCGTCCGGCGCGCCGTCCCACGGCTGCGGCCGCCGCTCCGGCCGCCGCTCCGGCCGAGGAGGAAGAGCCTGGAGACGCCATCGCGCCCCGGCGGCCCGCGCCGTCCCGGCCCGAGTCGCGCGTGCGCGCCTCGCGTGGGCGCACGGCGGGTCCGGATCCCGAGGCGCAGAAGCGCAAGAAGCGCCTGCTGCTCATCTCCGCGGGCGTCTTCGTGGTGCTGGTGGGCCTGCTGGTCGCCATCAAGGTGAAGCAGCAGCAGGACGCCGATGCATGGCGCGCGGAGGCCCTGGCGGCTCAGGAGCAGCGCGAGCAGGTCGAGGGCCTGTTCCAGGACGCCAAGAACCTCATCCGCGATGGCAAGTGGGCGGATGCCAAGACGCGTCTGCTCGAGCTCCAGGAGGCGCAGCCCGACCATCCGCAACTGCAGGACTACCTCACGCGCGTCGAGAAGGAGATCCCCAACCAGGCGGCGATCGACGCGGCCAAGACGGCGCTGGAGAAGGATCAACTCGGAACGGCCGCCACCTCGCTCGCCAAGGTGAGCAAGGACACTCAGCTCTTCGAGAGCATGGGCACGCTGCGCCGGACGTTGCAGGACAAGGCCGACAAGCGCGCCCGCGAGGCCCTGTCCATGCTGGAGCAGAAGCAGATCGATCAGGCCAAGGCCATCACCGACGACATCCTCGTCGCCATCCCGACGCACCGTGACGCCAAGGTGATCAACGAGCAGGCCGCGCGGCTCATCGGCATCCGGGACGCGCCTCCGCCGCCTCCCGTGGCCCCGCCCACGGTCAAGCCCTGGGATCAGGCCGTGGAGCGCTTCCGCGACGGAGACCTCAATGGCGCCATGGCCATGGCCAACGCCTGCGCGGGACGCAGCCCGCAGTGCAAGACGCTCATGACCTCGCTCACGGACTTCGGCAACCTCTACAAGAAGGTGGAGGAGCTGGACGTGAAGGGGCTGTCGCGGCTGATGGACCTGGACAAGAAGATCACCAACGGCCGCAGCAGCAAGCTCATTGGCAACGCGGGCAAGCGCGCCGCCAACCTGTTCTACAAGATGGCGTCCTCGGCCAAGGTGGCCGGGCAGTGGGGCCGGGCCATGGAGAACGCCCAGCGCGCCCTCCAGGCGGATCCGGGTCACGTGGGCGCCAGCGCCATCGTCACCGAGATGCGCGGCAAGGCGAAGGACGTCTACTGGGGTGCCTACGCCATCAAGGACAGCTCGCCCGAGGATGCCCTGCCCAAGTTCCGGGATGTCGTGAACATGACGCCCCCGGACGACGAGCTGCACCAGAAGGCCAAGGTCTGGGTCGAGAAGCTCCAGCGATGA
- a CDS encoding type II secretion system F family protein — translation MSDILTETLVGGSALMFAAAVGFFGIGIYQNYFSQFVAEVQDESAGGMSGMGSVAIRKLGAMNRRLMWPGYESKMRRKLIKAGEPQAFKPEDIMALQEVSAVIGLLMGLILVNFVGENLAWSLLFALFGMYYPLIWVNDQVKKRHLLISRALPYSLDLLTLSVEAGLDFTGALAKVVEKGKSGPLREELQIVLKQLKMGKTREECLKSMIARVDLPALTTFVTALIQADKMGTSLGKVLRIQSTQLRIDRTQRAEKLAGEAPVKMLFPLIACIFPTVFMVLFGPIVFQFMFGDISASA, via the coding sequence GTGAGCGATATCCTGACGGAAACGCTGGTGGGAGGCTCGGCGCTGATGTTCGCGGCGGCGGTGGGCTTCTTCGGCATCGGCATCTACCAGAACTACTTCTCGCAATTCGTGGCCGAGGTGCAGGACGAGTCGGCCGGTGGCATGTCGGGCATGGGCTCGGTGGCCATCCGCAAGCTGGGCGCGATGAACCGCCGGCTGATGTGGCCGGGCTACGAGTCCAAGATGCGCCGCAAGCTCATCAAGGCGGGTGAGCCTCAGGCGTTCAAGCCCGAGGACATCATGGCGCTGCAGGAGGTCTCCGCGGTGATCGGCCTGTTGATGGGCCTCATCCTGGTGAACTTCGTGGGCGAGAACCTGGCCTGGTCGCTGCTCTTCGCGCTGTTCGGCATGTACTACCCGCTCATCTGGGTGAACGATCAGGTGAAGAAGCGCCACCTGCTGATCTCCCGGGCGCTGCCCTACAGCCTGGACCTGCTGACGCTGTCGGTGGAAGCGGGTCTGGACTTCACGGGCGCGCTGGCCAAGGTGGTGGAGAAGGGCAAGTCGGGCCCGCTGCGCGAGGAGCTGCAGATCGTCCTCAAGCAGCTGAAGATGGGCAAGACGCGCGAGGAATGCCTCAAGTCGATGATCGCCCGCGTGGACCTGCCCGCGCTCACCACGTTCGTCACCGCGCTCATCCAGGCGGACAAGATGGGAACCAGCCTCGGAAAGGTGCTGCGCATCCAGTCCACCCAGTTGCGCATCGACCGCACCCAGCGTGCCGAGAAGCTGGCGGGTGAGGCACCGGTGAAGATGCTCTTCCCGCTCATCGCGTGCATCTTCCCCACGGTGTTCATGGTTCTCTTCGGCCCGATCGTGTTCCAATTCATGTTCGGCGACATCTCCGCTTCGGCGTAG
- a CDS encoding type II secretion system F family protein: MLAGIVLLLVTGSVFFFSLVIFTVLAKAYEQYQERYVVKSMNDLSDMFLFIDARQLLVLNIASMCLMGILSYIIFNPILCVISTIFGFFLPIILVKHYRKRRIKKFNVQLVDALQAMANAFKAGLTFPQAIEHVAREAQPPLAQEFGLFVKEVKLGVPLEEALINMGRRVGSDDLELVVVATNIARQLGGNMAEMFETISSVIRERFRLEGKIDALTSQGKLQGWVVAAMPAILGMVLNYMRPDLMEPMLDHWFGYVLITVIAIMELLGIFIIRRIVNIDI; encoded by the coding sequence ATGTTGGCCGGAATCGTCCTCCTCCTTGTCACCGGATCGGTCTTCTTCTTCAGCCTGGTGATCTTCACCGTGCTGGCGAAGGCCTACGAGCAGTACCAGGAGAGGTACGTCGTCAAGTCGATGAACGACTTGAGCGACATGTTCCTCTTCATCGATGCCCGTCAGTTGCTGGTGCTCAACATCGCCAGCATGTGCTTGATGGGCATCCTGTCGTACATCATCTTCAACCCCATCCTGTGCGTCATCAGCACCATCTTCGGCTTCTTCCTGCCGATCATCCTGGTGAAGCACTACCGCAAGCGGCGCATCAAGAAGTTCAACGTGCAGCTGGTGGACGCGCTGCAGGCCATGGCCAACGCCTTCAAGGCCGGTCTCACGTTCCCCCAGGCCATCGAGCACGTGGCGCGTGAGGCGCAGCCGCCGCTGGCGCAGGAGTTCGGGTTGTTCGTGAAGGAAGTGAAGCTCGGTGTGCCGCTGGAGGAGGCCCTCATCAACATGGGCCGCCGCGTGGGCAGTGACGACCTGGAACTGGTCGTGGTGGCCACCAACATCGCCCGTCAGCTCGGCGGCAACATGGCGGAGATGTTCGAGACGATCTCCAGCGTCATCCGCGAGCGCTTCCGGCTCGAGGGAAAGATCGACGCGCTCACCTCCCAGGGCAAGCTGCAGGGCTGGGTGGTGGCGGCCATGCCGGCCATCCTCGGCATGGTGCTCAACTACATGCGCCCCGACCTGATGGAGCCCATGCTCGACCACTGGTTCGGCTACGTGCTGATCACGGTGATCGCCATCATGGAGCTGCTGGGCATCTTCATCATCCGGCGCATCGTCAACATCGATATCTGA